A genomic window from Providencia alcalifaciens includes:
- the tyrR gene encoding transcriptional regulator TyrR gives MRLEVTCQDRIGLTRELLDLLVLQNIDLKGIEISAQRRIYLNFTPVDFQVFSTLMAEIRRINGVIDVRRIYFMPSEREHKAVWALLNSFPEPVLSIDNKLNIELVNPMSLQLFGVDETKIKQKSFSQLIPNHGLHRWFERESPEPCTERISVKGSDYLMQVTPIILADEDGKSHCTGAVILLKSVAILENQHKQVVEVDIENRGFSQIVAVSAAMTQVVERAKRVAMLDEPLLLVGETGTGKDILAKACHIHSARGNAPFLGLNCASMPDDVVESELFGYAAGAYPNAVEGKKGFFEQANGGTVLLDEIAEMSPQMQIKLLRFLNDGTFRRVGEEHEVKVNVRVICATQKNLPELVEQKKFREDLYYRLNVITLTIPPLRERSEDIKPLTKVFVSNFAKELNIDEPKISPALIESLNSYYWPGNVRQLRNALYQGLSQFNGDILDVDDIQLPDAVNAPAIALDTLNGSLDEITKRYEASVLARLYRDYPSTRKLAKRLDISHTAIANKLREYGLSTKKEQD, from the coding sequence ATGCGCCTCGAAGTGACCTGTCAAGACCGTATCGGTTTAACGCGTGAATTACTTGATCTTTTAGTCTTACAAAACATTGACTTAAAAGGCATTGAAATTTCAGCTCAACGTCGGATTTACCTGAACTTTACACCTGTAGACTTTCAGGTTTTTAGTACGTTAATGGCAGAGATCCGCCGCATAAACGGGGTAATTGATGTTCGCCGCATCTACTTTATGCCATCCGAACGTGAGCATAAAGCGGTGTGGGCTTTACTCAACTCTTTCCCTGAGCCAGTTTTATCCATTGATAATAAACTGAATATTGAGCTGGTTAACCCAATGAGTTTGCAACTTTTTGGGGTTGATGAAACTAAAATCAAACAAAAATCCTTCTCACAGTTAATCCCTAATCATGGTTTACACCGTTGGTTTGAACGTGAGTCACCAGAACCTTGCACTGAACGAATTTCGGTCAAAGGCAGCGACTATTTAATGCAGGTCACGCCAATTATTCTCGCCGATGAAGATGGAAAATCTCACTGTACAGGTGCGGTGATCTTACTTAAATCCGTGGCAATTCTCGAAAATCAACATAAACAAGTGGTTGAAGTTGATATTGAAAACCGTGGATTTAGCCAGATTGTGGCGGTCAGTGCTGCGATGACCCAAGTCGTTGAGCGAGCTAAACGCGTTGCAATGCTGGATGAGCCATTGCTGCTCGTTGGGGAAACTGGAACGGGTAAAGATATTCTGGCAAAAGCGTGCCATATACACAGTGCTCGTGGCAATGCGCCATTTTTAGGGTTGAATTGTGCCTCTATGCCTGATGATGTCGTTGAAAGTGAATTATTTGGTTATGCAGCAGGGGCTTATCCAAATGCGGTTGAAGGGAAAAAAGGCTTTTTTGAGCAAGCGAATGGCGGTACCGTCTTGCTGGATGAAATTGCTGAAATGTCCCCTCAAATGCAAATTAAACTGTTACGTTTTCTGAACGACGGAACTTTCAGACGTGTTGGCGAAGAGCATGAAGTTAAAGTCAATGTGCGCGTGATTTGTGCGACACAGAAAAATTTACCTGAGTTAGTGGAACAGAAAAAATTCCGTGAAGATCTCTATTACCGCTTGAATGTCATAACGCTCACGATCCCTCCATTAAGAGAACGAAGCGAAGATATTAAACCGCTCACGAAAGTCTTTGTGTCTAATTTTGCTAAAGAATTGAACATTGATGAGCCAAAAATCTCACCCGCATTAATTGAATCACTCAACTCTTATTATTGGCCGGGTAATGTTAGACAATTACGCAATGCGTTATACCAGGGATTGTCGCAATTTAATGGCGATATTCTGGATGTTGATGATATCCAACTTCCTGATGCAGTTAACGCACCTGCGATTGCTTTAGATACATTAAATGGGTCACTGGATGAAATAACCAAACGCTATGAAGCCTCGGTATTGGCGAGATTATATCGTGATTATCCGAGTACGCGTAAATTGGCCAAACGTTTAGATATTTCTCATACCGCTATTGCGAACAAATTGCGAGAATACGGGCTCAGTACCAAGAAAGAGCAAGATTAA
- a CDS encoding ATP-binding protein codes for MEQFTINFIVNFKLREYMSKCHYQGDMFESANTAAELYLMNKAAANYLAKKNRFTWDVLVKNGVKPRDLIIDILTSCCPVTQEQAQRILSTLSHSLVSMMKENIIFTNVVNAKNHKPLFWAYVD; via the coding sequence ATGGAACAATTTACGATTAATTTTATTGTCAATTTCAAGCTACGTGAGTATATGTCTAAATGTCACTATCAAGGCGATATGTTTGAATCCGCGAATACCGCCGCAGAACTTTATTTAATGAACAAGGCAGCTGCGAATTATTTAGCGAAAAAAAATCGTTTTACGTGGGATGTGTTAGTCAAAAATGGCGTTAAACCACGGGACTTGATCATTGATATTCTCACATCTTGTTGCCCTGTTACCCAAGAGCAGGCTCAACGGATATTAAGTACGTTGTCGCACTCGTTAGTGAGCATGATGAAAGAAAATATAATTTTTACGAATGTGGTCAACGCGAAAAATCACAAACCACTATTTTGGGCCTATGTTGATTAA
- the tpx gene encoding thiol peroxidase, producing the protein MSQTVKLKGNSISLAGTFLQVGSQAKPFTLVAKDLSEATLETYQGKRKVLNIFPSVDTGVCAASVRKFNQLANGLDNTVVLCISADLPFAQARFCGAEGLDNVVTLSSFRSDFAQDYGVAMITGPLKGLTARSVVVLDENDKVIYSQLVSEITEEPDYDNALNSLK; encoded by the coding sequence ATGTCTCAGACAGTAAAACTCAAAGGCAATAGCATTTCACTTGCAGGTACTTTTTTACAAGTGGGTTCACAAGCTAAACCTTTCACTTTAGTTGCTAAAGATTTAAGTGAAGCAACCTTAGAAACTTACCAAGGTAAGCGCAAAGTTTTGAATATTTTCCCAAGTGTAGATACCGGTGTTTGCGCTGCTTCTGTGCGTAAATTCAATCAATTAGCCAACGGTTTAGACAATACTGTTGTGTTATGTATCTCTGCTGACCTACCTTTTGCTCAAGCGCGTTTTTGTGGTGCTGAAGGCTTAGATAATGTGGTGACATTATCTTCATTCCGTAGTGATTTTGCCCAAGATTACGGCGTTGCCATGATCACAGGTCCATTAAAAGGTTTAACAGCTCGTTCTGTCGTGGTATTAGATGAGAACGACAAAGTGATTTACAGCCAATTAGTATCTGAAATTACTGAAGAACCTGATTATGACAATGCGCTAAATAGCCTGAAATAA
- a CDS encoding peptide ABC transporter substrate-binding protein, producing MHKRSLTSLAVFISSLFLSTPVISATVPAGTVLAENQEVVRHLKDEPASLDPIKSVGLTEAQVMRDLFEGLVNQDNHGKPVPGAALNWHTDDNRTWIFQLRPEAAWSNGEPVTADDFVYSWRRLVTPVNTSPFAWFAALAGIDNAQDIIDGKLPPEQLGVEAVDKYTLKIVLNKPVPYFPSLTANFSLFPVHRGTIEQYGADWIKVGNLVGNGAFKLNDRVVNEKIVLTPNPYYWDHKNTVITKVTFVPINQESHATNRYLAGDLDITESFPKQRYQKLLQDIPNEVFTPDQLGTYYYAFNTQRAPTNDVRVRQALSMAIDRQLIASKVLGTGEKPANYFTPDVTAGFKPQKGLYQTHKQKELDQQAKTLLKQAGYSEAHPLELTLLYNSSENHQKIAIAIASMWKKKLGVQVKLVNQEWKTYIDSRNTGNFDVIRASWIGDFNEPSTFLSLLTSQHSGNIPKFNNPQYDALMTSASIETNDAQRNVYYNQAEAIIAKEAPIAPIYQYTNARLIKPWLKGYPIENPEDVAYSHSFYMIKH from the coding sequence ATGCATAAACGTTCATTGACCTCTTTAGCTGTATTCATTTCATCACTTTTCCTTTCTACACCGGTTATCAGCGCTACGGTTCCTGCTGGTACTGTTTTAGCTGAAAATCAAGAGGTTGTGCGCCATCTGAAAGATGAGCCAGCATCGTTAGATCCGATAAAATCTGTTGGGCTGACTGAAGCTCAAGTGATGCGTGATTTGTTTGAAGGCTTAGTTAATCAAGATAATCATGGAAAGCCAGTACCGGGTGCCGCACTAAATTGGCACACCGATGATAATCGTACTTGGATTTTTCAGTTACGCCCTGAAGCGGCATGGTCGAATGGTGAACCTGTTACCGCCGACGATTTCGTTTACAGTTGGCGTCGTTTAGTCACGCCAGTCAATACTTCGCCATTTGCTTGGTTTGCCGCATTAGCGGGAATTGATAATGCGCAGGATATTATCGATGGTAAGTTGCCACCAGAACAGTTAGGGGTGGAAGCTGTCGATAAATACACATTGAAAATTGTGTTAAATAAACCAGTCCCTTATTTCCCATCATTAACCGCAAACTTCAGCTTATTTCCAGTTCATCGCGGAACCATCGAACAATATGGTGCAGATTGGATTAAAGTCGGCAATTTGGTTGGAAACGGTGCGTTTAAACTTAATGATCGCGTTGTGAATGAAAAAATCGTGTTAACACCAAATCCGTACTATTGGGATCATAAAAATACGGTGATCACCAAAGTGACTTTTGTTCCCATCAACCAAGAGTCTCATGCGACTAACCGCTATTTGGCAGGGGATTTAGATATTACGGAATCCTTTCCAAAGCAGCGCTATCAAAAATTATTACAAGATATTCCGAACGAAGTTTTTACGCCGGATCAACTAGGTACCTATTACTACGCATTTAATACCCAGCGCGCGCCAACCAATGATGTCAGGGTTCGTCAGGCATTATCAATGGCAATTGACCGCCAATTGATTGCTAGCAAAGTCTTAGGGACAGGGGAAAAACCCGCTAATTATTTTACACCCGATGTGACGGCAGGTTTTAAGCCGCAAAAAGGGCTATATCAGACTCATAAACAAAAAGAGTTAGATCAACAAGCCAAAACGTTATTGAAGCAAGCAGGCTACAGTGAAGCGCATCCTTTGGAATTGACGTTGTTGTATAACAGCTCGGAAAACCATCAAAAAATTGCCATCGCGATTGCTTCTATGTGGAAGAAAAAACTTGGGGTACAAGTTAAATTAGTCAACCAAGAGTGGAAAACCTATATTGATAGCCGTAACACCGGAAATTTTGATGTGATCCGTGCTTCTTGGATTGGTGATTTTAATGAGCCATCTACATTCTTATCACTGCTAACTTCTCAACATAGTGGCAATATTCCTAAGTTTAATAATCCGCAATATGACGCATTAATGACTTCAGCCAGCATTGAAACGAATGATGCTCAGCGTAATGTGTATTACAACCAAGCCGAAGCCATTATTGCAAAAGAAGCACCAATTGCGCCAATCTATCAATATACGAATGCGCGTTTGATTAAACCGTGGTTAAAAGGTTATCCGATCGAAAATCCAGAGGATGTGGCATACAGCCATAGCTTCTATATGATTAAGCATTAA